The Urbifossiella limnaea genome has a window encoding:
- a CDS encoding ExbD/TolR family protein, producing MSAKHKNVTEDVTVELPITPMLDMSFQLMAFFIFTFRPAPSEGQIAMSLPKEEGGGDAVPSATDDKPVTFVVTVDSGPNGTVGNMTIREKDGPPGGDAIGASFDRYGAELRKRRADLKGRPSKLTLEIGDGILHEYVVRLLDVARQAEFEDIAPIPANPKSR from the coding sequence ATGTCCGCCAAGCACAAGAACGTGACCGAGGATGTGACGGTCGAGCTGCCGATCACGCCCATGCTGGACATGAGTTTCCAGCTCATGGCGTTCTTCATCTTCACGTTCCGGCCGGCCCCGAGCGAGGGGCAGATCGCCATGTCGCTGCCGAAGGAGGAGGGCGGCGGCGACGCCGTCCCCAGCGCCACCGACGACAAGCCGGTGACGTTCGTCGTCACCGTGGACAGCGGCCCGAACGGCACCGTCGGCAACATGACCATCCGCGAGAAGGACGGCCCCCCCGGCGGCGACGCCATCGGGGCCAGCTTCGACCGCTACGGGGCCGAGTTGCGGAAGCGCCGCGCCGACCTGAAGGGCCGTCCGAGTAAGCTGACGCTGGAGATCGGCGACGGCATCCTGCACGAATACGTGGTGCGCCTGCTCGACGTGGCCCGCCAGGCCGAGTTCGAGGACATCGCCCCCATCCCGGCCAACCCCAAGAGCCGCTAG
- a CDS encoding prenyltransferase/squalene oxidase repeat-containing protein, giving the protein MPNATPPANNRPAPPPKPAGGPAVIRRVGGVEETLHDRLVNRHLPAWVVSGLVHLGIIALAFLIFGFRGPEKKQVDKILATTVEKEETDESTKDLTIEDIGFEPHEAAIPDIEREAEKTSVGVVTDDPVGVPDAKTNDSNALSAIGLPSSDLTTPGATGDAGMAVGGTGGANGLAQAEFAGRSGGTKSRLLKEGGGNSESEAAVAAGLKWLANQQKPGGYWEFDPRDPKMKTKDWATSTGLALLPFLAAGQTHRSGGKYTKQLSDGLTWLKNDLNISTGRFNHGSPQYMYGHAISTMALCEAYGMTKDRGLLTHAQAAINYIVRAQGADGSWGYQAGTTGDTSIVGWQVQALRAAQLTKDITVPEASVKRAVEFLNRVSSGSLKSAYGYTQPNGRAGTALTAVGLLCRYYVDGWGPNNAGMAEGSIGLFGNTKADAVNTVTKTDRIRAPRTLEQVKANPGTPEMYYYYYATQVVHFYGGPEWQEWNEGPKDATGKRLGGMRDWLVKTQSKNGNDSGSWNPDPGTIGSHCGRVGTTCLTLLTLEVYYRHLPLYKRNQGAAD; this is encoded by the coding sequence ATGCCGAACGCCACCCCGCCCGCGAACAACCGACCCGCGCCGCCGCCGAAGCCGGCGGGCGGCCCGGCCGTGATCCGCCGCGTCGGCGGCGTCGAGGAGACGCTGCACGACCGGCTCGTCAACCGCCACCTGCCGGCGTGGGTCGTCAGCGGCCTCGTCCACCTCGGCATCATTGCCCTGGCCTTCCTCATCTTCGGCTTCCGCGGCCCGGAGAAGAAGCAGGTCGACAAGATCCTGGCGACCACCGTCGAGAAGGAAGAGACGGACGAGAGCACCAAGGACCTCACGATCGAGGACATCGGCTTCGAGCCGCACGAGGCCGCCATCCCCGACATCGAGCGCGAGGCGGAGAAGACCTCCGTCGGCGTCGTGACCGACGACCCGGTCGGCGTGCCGGACGCCAAGACGAACGACTCCAACGCGCTGTCGGCGATCGGCCTGCCGTCGTCGGACCTGACGACGCCCGGGGCCACCGGCGACGCCGGCATGGCGGTCGGCGGCACCGGCGGTGCGAACGGCCTGGCACAGGCCGAGTTCGCCGGCCGCAGCGGCGGCACCAAGAGCCGGCTGCTGAAGGAGGGCGGCGGCAACTCCGAGAGCGAGGCGGCCGTGGCCGCCGGGCTGAAGTGGCTCGCCAACCAGCAGAAGCCGGGCGGGTACTGGGAGTTCGACCCGCGCGACCCGAAGATGAAGACCAAGGACTGGGCCACGTCCACCGGCCTGGCGCTGCTGCCGTTCCTGGCCGCCGGCCAGACGCACCGCTCCGGCGGCAAGTACACCAAGCAGCTGTCCGACGGCCTGACCTGGCTGAAGAACGACCTCAACATCTCGACCGGCCGGTTCAACCACGGCAGCCCGCAGTACATGTACGGCCACGCCATCTCCACGATGGCCCTGTGCGAGGCGTACGGCATGACCAAGGACCGCGGCCTGCTTACGCACGCCCAGGCCGCGATCAACTACATCGTCCGCGCCCAGGGGGCCGACGGCAGCTGGGGCTACCAGGCCGGCACCACCGGCGACACGTCGATCGTCGGCTGGCAGGTTCAGGCGCTGCGGGCCGCGCAGCTGACGAAGGACATCACCGTGCCCGAGGCGTCGGTGAAACGGGCCGTCGAGTTCCTGAACCGGGTGTCGTCGGGCTCGCTGAAGTCGGCCTACGGGTACACCCAGCCGAACGGCCGGGCCGGCACGGCGCTGACGGCCGTGGGCCTACTCTGCCGCTACTACGTGGACGGGTGGGGGCCGAACAACGCCGGCATGGCCGAGGGCTCGATCGGCCTGTTCGGCAACACCAAGGCCGACGCCGTGAACACGGTGACGAAGACGGACCGCATCCGCGCCCCGCGGACGCTGGAGCAGGTGAAGGCGAACCCGGGCACGCCCGAGATGTACTACTACTACTACGCCACGCAGGTGGTCCACTTCTACGGCGGCCCCGAGTGGCAGGAGTGGAACGAGGGGCCGAAGGACGCCACCGGCAAGCGGCTCGGCGGCATGCGCGACTGGCTCGTGAAGACGCAGAGCAAGAACGGCAACGACAGCGGCAGCTGGAACCCCGACCCGGGGACGATCGGCAGCCACTGCGGGCGGGTGGGCACGACGTGCCTGACGCTGCTGACGCTCGAGGTGTACTACCGCCACCTGCCGCTGTACAAGCGGAACCAGGGCGCCGCGGACTGA
- a CDS encoding alpha/beta hydrolase: MRPAPALAAALALFAAAGCASLPLGAVENRIVFFPHPYPIGDWTPDPRVRDVTIDSADGVRLHGWLAEPDSGPPREVVLFCHGNGRNVTTRRHVLSLFRDRLGCSVLVFDYRGYGKSTGRPSEAGVLADARAARRWLADHAGVPEGDVVVVGHSLGGGVAVDLAATDGARALVLEGTFTNLPDVAESHVPCLPVRAAMRAGLNSVGKIPAYRGPLLQVHGDADEVVPYRLGRELHAAANEPKRFVTVPGGNHNDLYTPEYVAELDRFLGALPPRAAGGLAPRTPAAVGASVP, from the coding sequence ATGCGCCCCGCGCCCGCCCTCGCCGCAGCCCTCGCCCTCTTCGCCGCGGCCGGCTGCGCCAGCCTCCCGCTCGGCGCCGTCGAGAACCGGATCGTCTTCTTCCCGCACCCGTACCCCATCGGCGACTGGACCCCCGACCCGCGCGTGCGCGACGTGACCATCGACTCCGCGGACGGCGTCCGCCTCCACGGCTGGCTCGCCGAGCCCGACAGCGGCCCGCCGCGTGAAGTCGTGCTGTTCTGCCACGGCAACGGCCGCAACGTCACCACCCGCCGGCACGTGCTGAGCCTGTTCCGCGACCGCCTGGGCTGTTCCGTCCTCGTGTTCGACTACCGCGGCTACGGCAAGAGCACCGGCCGGCCGTCCGAGGCCGGGGTACTGGCCGACGCCCGCGCCGCCCGCCGCTGGCTCGCCGACCACGCGGGCGTGCCGGAAGGCGACGTCGTGGTCGTCGGCCACTCGCTCGGCGGCGGCGTCGCGGTGGACTTGGCGGCGACCGACGGGGCGCGGGCGCTCGTGCTGGAAGGGACGTTCACGAACCTGCCGGACGTGGCCGAGTCGCACGTGCCGTGCCTGCCGGTGCGGGCGGCGATGCGGGCCGGGCTCAACTCCGTCGGCAAGATTCCGGCGTACCGCGGGCCGCTGCTGCAGGTCCACGGCGACGCCGACGAGGTCGTGCCGTACCGCCTCGGCCGCGAGTTGCACGCGGCGGCGAACGAGCCGAAGCGGTTCGTGACGGTGCCGGGCGGTAACCACAACGACCTGTACACGCCGGAGTACGTCGCGGAGTTGGACCGGTTCCTGGGCGCGCTCCCCCCGCGAGCGGCGGGTGGGCTCGCCCCCCGAACCCCGGCGGCTGTGGGAGCGTCCGTCCCGTGA
- a CDS encoding MFS transporter: MSHTAPTRTGWASLRDLNGYQWFVFIVCCLAWDMDCMDQQLFALARRPAMVELVPQVTAADPRVAALKTDLERKAAEQGKKAPTTEDARTAVHDADIGSAAGWATTWFLVGWAVGGIGFGILGDRWGRVKTLMATILLYALFTGLSSLSQSVWDFHAYRLLTGLGVGGVFAAAVTLLAETMPDHARPFVIGLFQASSVLGNCSAALLSIGFGKMVLDGTFDGQTWFGFPLSPWRLMFLVGIIPGLLVVVIQARLKEPEKWTQAMAAGGVKKAGSYTELLGDKRWRANAVFGLILALSGVIGLWGIGFFSYDLQQYVFKPVYAAEADALVQAGELEAARRGAYIQWQTTLWAGLTSLLQNTGAFFGMLTFSYIAFRSGRRPAFAVAFVIAAASTALVFGVLSERWHIFVLIPLMGFCLLSLFGGYAIYFPELFPTRLRSTGTSFCYNVGRLLSAPGPAMLGFLTSTVFASYPAPLPLRYAGMAMCSIFALGLCVLPFLPETKDRPLPE, from the coding sequence ATGTCTCACACCGCCCCCACGCGCACCGGCTGGGCCAGCCTCCGCGACCTCAACGGCTACCAGTGGTTCGTGTTCATCGTCTGCTGCCTGGCCTGGGACATGGACTGCATGGACCAGCAGCTGTTCGCCCTCGCCCGCCGGCCGGCGATGGTCGAACTCGTCCCCCAGGTGACGGCCGCCGACCCGCGGGTGGCGGCGCTCAAGACCGACCTCGAACGAAAGGCGGCCGAGCAGGGGAAGAAGGCGCCGACGACCGAGGACGCGCGGACGGCCGTCCACGACGCGGACATCGGCAGCGCCGCCGGGTGGGCGACGACGTGGTTCCTCGTCGGCTGGGCGGTCGGCGGCATCGGCTTCGGCATCCTCGGCGACCGGTGGGGTCGCGTGAAAACCCTGATGGCCACCATCCTCCTGTACGCCCTGTTCACCGGGCTCAGCTCGCTGTCGCAGTCCGTCTGGGACTTCCACGCCTACCGGCTCCTCACCGGGCTCGGCGTCGGCGGGGTGTTCGCGGCCGCGGTGACGTTGCTGGCCGAGACCATGCCGGACCACGCCCGGCCGTTCGTCATCGGGCTGTTCCAGGCGTCGTCGGTGCTCGGCAACTGCAGCGCCGCACTCCTGAGCATCGGGTTCGGCAAGATGGTCCTCGACGGCACGTTCGACGGGCAGACGTGGTTCGGCTTCCCGCTCAGCCCGTGGCGGCTCATGTTCCTCGTCGGCATCATCCCGGGGCTCCTGGTCGTCGTCATCCAGGCGCGGCTGAAGGAGCCCGAGAAGTGGACGCAGGCGATGGCCGCGGGCGGGGTGAAAAAGGCCGGGTCGTACACCGAACTGCTCGGCGACAAGCGGTGGCGGGCGAACGCCGTGTTCGGGCTCATCCTGGCCCTGTCCGGCGTCATCGGCCTGTGGGGGATCGGGTTCTTCTCCTACGACCTGCAGCAGTACGTGTTCAAGCCGGTGTACGCCGCGGAGGCCGACGCCCTGGTTCAGGCCGGCGAGCTCGAAGCCGCCCGGCGAGGCGCCTACATCCAGTGGCAGACGACGCTGTGGGCCGGGCTCACGTCGCTGCTGCAGAACACCGGGGCGTTCTTCGGGATGCTGACGTTCAGCTACATCGCCTTCCGGTCGGGCCGGCGGCCGGCGTTCGCGGTGGCGTTCGTGATCGCCGCCGCCAGCACCGCCCTGGTCTTCGGCGTGCTCAGCGAGCGGTGGCACATCTTCGTGCTGATCCCGCTCATGGGCTTCTGCCTGCTGTCGCTGTTCGGCGGGTACGCGATCTACTTCCCGGAGTTGTTCCCGACTCGGCTGCGGAGTACCGGCACGAGTTTCTGCTACAACGTCGGCCGGCTGCTGTCGGCGCCGGGGCCGGCGATGCTGGGGTTCCTCACCAGTACGGTGTTCGCCAGCTACCCGGCCCCGTTGCCGCTCCGCTACGCGGGGATGGCCATGTGCAGTATCTTCGCGCTGGGGCTGTGCGTGCTGCCGTTCCTCCCCGAGACGAAGGACCGTCCGCTGCCGGAGTGA
- the proC gene encoding pyrroline-5-carboxylate reductase yields MDGPFAVGFLGAGQMATALAGGWTAAGLLDLPRCRAADPSPEARAAFSKATGVEAVGQNAHVTACDILVLAVKPQYVADVLAEIRPALQPRHLVISIAAGVTLAQLTAGLGDAVRIVRVMPNTPCLVGASASGYATRGDGPDAAVVGKLFGAVGQAVRVSESQLDAVTGLSGSGPAYVYVMIEALADGGVKAGLPRDVAQKLAAQTVLGAAKMVLDTGRHPGALKDAVASPGGTTIAGLHALERAGVRAALMDAVEAATRRASELGKKE; encoded by the coding sequence ATGGACGGTCCGTTCGCGGTCGGGTTCCTCGGGGCCGGGCAGATGGCCACCGCCCTCGCCGGCGGGTGGACCGCGGCCGGCCTGCTCGACCTGCCGCGCTGCCGCGCCGCCGACCCCTCCCCCGAAGCCCGAGCCGCGTTCTCGAAGGCCACTGGCGTCGAAGCCGTGGGGCAGAACGCCCACGTCACGGCCTGCGACATCCTGGTTCTCGCGGTGAAGCCGCAGTACGTCGCCGACGTGCTCGCCGAGATTCGGCCCGCGTTGCAGCCGCGGCACCTCGTGATCTCCATCGCCGCCGGTGTGACGCTGGCACAGCTGACGGCCGGCCTGGGTGACGCCGTGCGGATCGTACGGGTGATGCCGAACACCCCGTGCCTAGTCGGCGCCAGCGCCAGCGGCTACGCCACCCGCGGCGACGGCCCGGACGCGGCGGTGGTCGGCAAGCTGTTCGGCGCCGTGGGTCAGGCGGTGCGGGTCAGCGAGAGCCAGCTCGACGCCGTGACGGGGTTGAGCGGCAGCGGCCCGGCCTACGTGTACGTGATGATCGAGGCGCTGGCCGACGGCGGCGTGAAGGCCGGCCTGCCGCGCGACGTGGCGCAGAAGCTGGCGGCGCAGACGGTGCTCGGCGCCGCGAAGATGGTGCTGGACACCGGCCGCCACCCCGGCGCGCTCAAGGACGCGGTGGCGAGCCCCGGCGGCACGACGATCGCCGGCCTCCACGCGCTGGAGCGTGCCGGCGTGCGGGCGGCGCTGATGGACGCCGTCGAGGCCGCGACCCGGCGCGCGTCCGAACTCGGCAAGAAGGAATAG